In a genomic window of Lycium ferocissimum isolate CSIRO_LF1 chromosome 9, AGI_CSIRO_Lferr_CH_V1, whole genome shotgun sequence:
- the LOC132031170 gene encoding seed biotin-containing protein SBP65-like isoform X1: MASEKARREIPIASVAIGPHDHKEQGQDGFGLKGKSHYQIHSQPAAKVGGLEFSSVGGMQQTEQNEKDRDTQRDKHGEGLGGVKFESHGQEQKGPEMNKNSQMQKQEGIEGRVHGGIHPQETGEEQKKAPSSEETAQLRKTAQQKSNETLGVAEGRYDKAKELGASALHNAKESASHGLGAAGCYATAKGAQAKDYVADKAGVAKDTALRKGAQAKDTVSDGVRSGSQYVADKAVAAKDTALEKGAQAKYTVTSGAQIGAEYAADKARVAKDTALEKGQQAYGATKDTLSTAGQTAAEKSRNAVGYVGQKGVEAKDTTIETGKNAAGYAGEAAKTAKDMAEVGALGAVHYTAKAAAGATKATAGALSSAAGYAGEKAVAAKDTVADAGKSAAGYAGDKLVAAKDYVVSAEESAADYAGRRKAEAERQLEGNPEGRSGGGVISIEKQEPEESKQVQEQGGGGGVLQGIGEAIVGIGKTATDFVAGGNQSQTGYQGSGKVE, translated from the exons ATGGCTTCAGAGaaagcaagaagagaaattcctATCGCAAGTGTAGCTATTGGTCCTCATGACCATAAGGAACAAGGCCAAGATGGATTTGGCCTAAAAGGGAAATCTCATTATCAGATACATTCTCAACCTGCAGCTAAAGTTGGTGGGCTTGAGTTTTCTAGTGTTGGGGGAATGCAGCAAACTGAGCAAAATGAGAAAGATAGGGACACACAAAGGGACAAACA TGGAGAGGGGCTAGGAGGTGTAAAATTTGAATCACATGGCCAAGAACAAAAAGGTCCAGAGATGAACAAAAACAGCCAAATGCAGAAGCAAGAAGGTATAGAAGGAAGAGTTCATGGCGGAATTCATCCTCAAGAAACTGGTGAAGAGCAGAAAAAAGCTCCATCTTCAGAGGAAACTGCACAGCTGAGAAAAACTGCCCAACAGAAATCAAACGAAACCTTGGGAGTTGCTGAAGGACGCTACGATAAGGCCAAGGAATTAGGGGCGTCTGCATTGCACAATGCAAAAGAATCGGCTAGTCATGGTCTTGGTGCTGCAGGCTGTTATGCAACAGCAAAAGGTGCACAAGCCAAAGATTATGTTGCTGATAAGGCTGGAGTTGCCAAGGATACTGCCCTTCGCAAAG GTGCACAAGCCAAAGATACTGTCAGTGATGGTGTTAGAAGTGGATCTCAGTATGTTGCTGATAAGGCTGTAGCTGCCAAGGACACTGCCCTTGAGAAAG GTGCACAAGCCAAATATACTGTCACTTCTGGCGCTCAAATTGGAGCCGAGTATGCTGCGGACAAGGCTAGAGTTGCAAAGGACACTGCTCTCGAAAAAGGCCAGCAAGCTTATGGTGCAACTAAAGACACCCTCTCAACTGCAGGACAAACTGCTGCTGAGAAGAGCAGGAATGCAGTAGGCTATGTTGGGCAGAAAGGCGTCGAAGCAAAAGACACCACGATTGAAACGGGGAAAAACGCGGCAGGGTATGCAGGGGAAGCAGCTAAAACCGCGAAGGATATGGCGGAAGTGGGAGCTTTAGGAGCTGTACATTATACGGCGAAAGCAGCAGCGGGGGCCACGAAAGCCACGGCTGGTGCTCTTTCTAGTGCAGCAGGGTATGCCGGGGAGAAGGCAGTCGCGGCGAAGGATACGGTTGCTGATGCTGGAAAGAGCGCGGCGGGATATGCAGGTGACAAATTGGTGGCTGCTAAAGATTATGTAGTTTCCGCTGAAGAAAGTGCAGCTGATTATGCAGGCAGAAGGAAAGCAGAAGCAGAGAGGCAATTAGAAGGTAATCCCGAG GGAAGAAGCGGAGGCGGAGTCATTAGCATAGAAAAGCAAGAACCAGAGGAGAGCAAGCAAGTGCAGGAGCAGGGAGGTGGAGGTGGTGTGCTGCAAGGAATTGGTGAAGCTATAGTTGGAATAGGGAAAACTGCTACAGATTTTGTTGCTGGTGGGAACCAATCTCAAACTGGTTATCAGGGGAGTGGAAAAGTGGAGTAG
- the LOC132031170 gene encoding seed biotin-containing protein SBP65-like isoform X2: protein MASEKARREIPIASVAIGPHDHKEQGQDGFGLKGKSHYQIHSQPAAKVGGLEFSSVGGMQQTEQNEKDRDTQRDKHGEGLGGVKFESHGQEQKGPEMNKNSQMQKQEGIEGRVHGGIHPQETGEEQKKAPSSEETAQLRKTAQQKSNETLGVAEGRYDKAKELGASALHNAKESASHGLGAAGCYATAKGAQAKDYVADKAGVAKDTALRKGAQAKDTVSDGVRSGSQYVADKAVAAKDTALEKGAQAKYTVTSGAQIGAEYAADKARVAKDTALEKGQQAYGATKDTLSTAGQTAAEKSRNAVGYVGQKGVEAKDTTIETGKNAAGYAGEAAKTAKDMAEVGALGAVHYTAKAAAGATKATAGALSSAAGYAGEKAVAAKDTVADAGKSAAGYAGDKLVAAKDYVVSAEESAADYAGRRKAEAERQLEGKKRRRSH from the exons ATGGCTTCAGAGaaagcaagaagagaaattcctATCGCAAGTGTAGCTATTGGTCCTCATGACCATAAGGAACAAGGCCAAGATGGATTTGGCCTAAAAGGGAAATCTCATTATCAGATACATTCTCAACCTGCAGCTAAAGTTGGTGGGCTTGAGTTTTCTAGTGTTGGGGGAATGCAGCAAACTGAGCAAAATGAGAAAGATAGGGACACACAAAGGGACAAACA TGGAGAGGGGCTAGGAGGTGTAAAATTTGAATCACATGGCCAAGAACAAAAAGGTCCAGAGATGAACAAAAACAGCCAAATGCAGAAGCAAGAAGGTATAGAAGGAAGAGTTCATGGCGGAATTCATCCTCAAGAAACTGGTGAAGAGCAGAAAAAAGCTCCATCTTCAGAGGAAACTGCACAGCTGAGAAAAACTGCCCAACAGAAATCAAACGAAACCTTGGGAGTTGCTGAAGGACGCTACGATAAGGCCAAGGAATTAGGGGCGTCTGCATTGCACAATGCAAAAGAATCGGCTAGTCATGGTCTTGGTGCTGCAGGCTGTTATGCAACAGCAAAAGGTGCACAAGCCAAAGATTATGTTGCTGATAAGGCTGGAGTTGCCAAGGATACTGCCCTTCGCAAAG GTGCACAAGCCAAAGATACTGTCAGTGATGGTGTTAGAAGTGGATCTCAGTATGTTGCTGATAAGGCTGTAGCTGCCAAGGACACTGCCCTTGAGAAAG GTGCACAAGCCAAATATACTGTCACTTCTGGCGCTCAAATTGGAGCCGAGTATGCTGCGGACAAGGCTAGAGTTGCAAAGGACACTGCTCTCGAAAAAGGCCAGCAAGCTTATGGTGCAACTAAAGACACCCTCTCAACTGCAGGACAAACTGCTGCTGAGAAGAGCAGGAATGCAGTAGGCTATGTTGGGCAGAAAGGCGTCGAAGCAAAAGACACCACGATTGAAACGGGGAAAAACGCGGCAGGGTATGCAGGGGAAGCAGCTAAAACCGCGAAGGATATGGCGGAAGTGGGAGCTTTAGGAGCTGTACATTATACGGCGAAAGCAGCAGCGGGGGCCACGAAAGCCACGGCTGGTGCTCTTTCTAGTGCAGCAGGGTATGCCGGGGAGAAGGCAGTCGCGGCGAAGGATACGGTTGCTGATGCTGGAAAGAGCGCGGCGGGATATGCAGGTGACAAATTGGTGGCTGCTAAAGATTATGTAGTTTCCGCTGAAGAAAGTGCAGCTGATTATGCAGGCAGAAGGAAAGCAGAAGCAGAGAGGCAATTAGAAG GGAAGAAGCGGAGGCGGAGTCATTAG
- the LOC132031171 gene encoding uncharacterized protein LOC132031171 isoform X2 yields MDMKGISWVGNIYQKFEAMCLEMEEAMYQDTARYVENQVQTVGASVKRFYSDVMLDLHPQFNIDPVKVAAADLSINPYAHTEIKKKLKANLKGHPRGISKELIDDTQVIKGKSKSGGVYRRQSVGIKEIVRDTHSPSKKSADLPLISRDAIKWSSHSKVRGGFEVASDHMTISPLASVKEPDSVEAGKEVSDHIISTKMPAAGISINAAASDTSLSVDCGGQNQADVSNTSSAGDLLSDSHDRCTDKELAGEIASQISSNTHDDNVAKEEINESCKEGSDRSCSATPKNYDFIESDVEIVERYDVSKSDEACVMVEMDRLHVPQSSVKRKSYKKKLRQVFSTKKKSMRKEYEQLGALHGDQQPNIEAEDDKVMEVHAANLNTKKLSSANDHSESEWEFL; encoded by the exons ATGGATATGAAAGGTATATCATGGGTCGGAAATATATACCAGAAATTTGAAGCTATGTGTTTGGAGATGGAAGAGGCTATGTACCAG GATACAGCTAGATATGTTGAGAATCAGGTGCAGACTGTTGGTGCAAGTGTCAAGAGGTTCTATTCAGACGTGATGCTAGATTTGCATCCTCAATTTAACATAGATCCTGTGAAAGTCGCAGCTGCTGACTTGTCTATTAACCCTTATGCTCACACTGAAATCAAAAAGAAGCTGAAAGCAAACCTTAAAGGACACCCTAGGGGAATTAGTAAGGAATTAATTGATGATACTCAAGTGATCAAGG GGAAAAGCAAAAGTGGAGGAGTTTATAGACGTCAAAGTGTTGGGATCAAAGAGATCGTTAGGGATACTCATTCTCCATCTAAGAAGTCGGCCGATCTCCCTCTCATATCGAGGGATGCAATTAAATGGTCCTCACATTCTAAGGTCAGGGGAGGTTTTGAAGTGGCATCTGACCACATGACCATTTCGCCCTTGGCCTCAGTTAAAGAACCTGACTCTGTAGAAGCAGGAAAGGAGGTTTCCGACCATATTATAAGTACAAAGATGCCTGCTGCTGGTATATCCATTAATGCTGCAGCTTCGGACACGAGCTTATCAGTTGACTGTGGTGGACAGAACCAAGCAGATGTCAGCAACACTTCTTCTGCTGGTGACTTGCTATCAGACTCTCATG ATAGGTGTACGGACAAGGAGTTGGCTGGTGAGATTGCATCACAAATTAGCAGCAATACTCACGACGATAATGTTGCTAAGGAGGAGATAAATGAGTCCTGCAAAG AAGGATCAGATAGATCTTGTTCTGCTACACCCAAGAATTATGACTTTATCGAGTCCGATGTGGAAATTGTTGAGCGTTATGATGTATCAAAGTCGGACGAAGCATGTGTCATGGTAGAAATGGATAGGCTTCATGTTCCACAGAGCTCAGTCAAACGGAAGTCGTACAAG AAGAAGCTCCGCCAAGTGTTTTCCACGAAAAAGAAGTCGATGAGGAAAGAGTATGAGCAGCTTGGAGCATTACATGGAGATCAACAGCCTAACATAGAGGCTGAAGATGACAAGGTGATGGAGGTTCACGCCGCGAACTTGAACACAAAGAAGTTGTCATCAGCTAATGATCATTCTGAATCTGAGTGGGAGTTTCTCTAG
- the LOC132031171 gene encoding uncharacterized protein LOC132031171 isoform X1, with product MDMKGISWVGNIYQKFEAMCLEMEEAMYQDTARYVENQVQTVGASVKRFYSDVMLDLHPQFNIDPVKVAAADLSINPYAHTEIKKKLKANLKGHPRGISKELIDDTQVIKGKSKSGGVYRRQSVGIKEIVRDTHSPSKKSADLPLISRDAIKWSSHSKVRGGFEVASDHMTISPLASVKEPDSVEAGKEVSDHIISTKMPAAGISINAAASDTSLSVDCGGQNQADVSNTSSAGDLLSDSHADRCTDKELAGEIASQISSNTHDDNVAKEEINESCKEGSDRSCSATPKNYDFIESDVEIVERYDVSKSDEACVMVEMDRLHVPQSSVKRKSYKKKLRQVFSTKKKSMRKEYEQLGALHGDQQPNIEAEDDKVMEVHAANLNTKKLSSANDHSESEWEFL from the exons ATGGATATGAAAGGTATATCATGGGTCGGAAATATATACCAGAAATTTGAAGCTATGTGTTTGGAGATGGAAGAGGCTATGTACCAG GATACAGCTAGATATGTTGAGAATCAGGTGCAGACTGTTGGTGCAAGTGTCAAGAGGTTCTATTCAGACGTGATGCTAGATTTGCATCCTCAATTTAACATAGATCCTGTGAAAGTCGCAGCTGCTGACTTGTCTATTAACCCTTATGCTCACACTGAAATCAAAAAGAAGCTGAAAGCAAACCTTAAAGGACACCCTAGGGGAATTAGTAAGGAATTAATTGATGATACTCAAGTGATCAAGG GGAAAAGCAAAAGTGGAGGAGTTTATAGACGTCAAAGTGTTGGGATCAAAGAGATCGTTAGGGATACTCATTCTCCATCTAAGAAGTCGGCCGATCTCCCTCTCATATCGAGGGATGCAATTAAATGGTCCTCACATTCTAAGGTCAGGGGAGGTTTTGAAGTGGCATCTGACCACATGACCATTTCGCCCTTGGCCTCAGTTAAAGAACCTGACTCTGTAGAAGCAGGAAAGGAGGTTTCCGACCATATTATAAGTACAAAGATGCCTGCTGCTGGTATATCCATTAATGCTGCAGCTTCGGACACGAGCTTATCAGTTGACTGTGGTGGACAGAACCAAGCAGATGTCAGCAACACTTCTTCTGCTGGTGACTTGCTATCAGACTCTCATG CAGATAGGTGTACGGACAAGGAGTTGGCTGGTGAGATTGCATCACAAATTAGCAGCAATACTCACGACGATAATGTTGCTAAGGAGGAGATAAATGAGTCCTGCAAAG AAGGATCAGATAGATCTTGTTCTGCTACACCCAAGAATTATGACTTTATCGAGTCCGATGTGGAAATTGTTGAGCGTTATGATGTATCAAAGTCGGACGAAGCATGTGTCATGGTAGAAATGGATAGGCTTCATGTTCCACAGAGCTCAGTCAAACGGAAGTCGTACAAG AAGAAGCTCCGCCAAGTGTTTTCCACGAAAAAGAAGTCGATGAGGAAAGAGTATGAGCAGCTTGGAGCATTACATGGAGATCAACAGCCTAACATAGAGGCTGAAGATGACAAGGTGATGGAGGTTCACGCCGCGAACTTGAACACAAAGAAGTTGTCATCAGCTAATGATCATTCTGAATCTGAGTGGGAGTTTCTCTAG
- the LOC132031172 gene encoding ketol-acid reductoisomerase, chloroplastic-like, with amino-acid sequence MRRIFTLAINSDKTNPHLLSLFPHSLAAAMAATAGAAITAFSITSSKSLKLPAFSSNLGFLSSSVKPLRATKSLSSTRNGNGALNARMVAAPATIKTPISLDFETSVFNKEKVTLSGHDEYIVKGGRDLFKLLPDAFKGIKQIGVIGWGSQGPAQAQNLRDSLAEAKSDIVVKIGLRKGSRSFAEARAAGFTEENGTLGDIYETISGSDLVLLLISDAAQADNYEEVFSHMKPNSILGLSHGFLLGHLQSMGLDFPKNISVIAVCPKGMGPSVRRLYVQGKEINGAGINASFAVHQDIDGRATDVALGWSVALGSPFTFATTLEQEYKSDIFGERGILLGAVHGIVESLFRRYTENGMSEELAYKNTVECITGNISRTISTKGMLALYNSLDADGKEEFATAYTASYYPCMEILYECYEDVATGSEIRSVVLAGRRFSEKEGLPAFPMGKIDQTRMWKVGEHVRATRPSGDLGPLYPFTAGVYVALMMAQIEVLRKKGHSYSEIINESVIESVDSLNPFMHARGVSFMVDNCSTTARLGSRKWAPRFDYNLTQQALVAVDNNLPIDIDLITNFVCDPVHEAIEVCARLRPTVDISVPPDADFVRPELRQTGN; translated from the exons ATGCGGCGTATCTTTACCCTAGCTATAAATTCTGATAAAACAAATCCTCATttgctctctctctttccaCACTCTCTAGCGGCAGCAATGGCGGCGACGGCAGGGGCGGCGATTACTGCTTTCTCCATTACCTCATCGAAATCCCTAAAATTACCTGCATTTTCGAGTAACTTAggattcctttcttcttcagtTAAACCTCTCAGAGCTACTAAATCACTTTCATCTACTCGAAATGGAAATGGAGCACTTAATGCTCGTATGGTCGCTGCTCCTGCTACTATAAAAACACCGATTTCACTCGATTTTGAAACGTCTGTCTTCAATAAGGAGAAAGTTACCCTTTCTGGACACGATGAG TACATTGTGAAAGGAGGGAGAGATTTGTTCAAGTTGTTGCCGGATGCATTCAAGGGAATCAAGCAGATTGGTGTCATTGGCTGGGGTTCTCAG GGACCAGCTCAAGCCCAGAACTTGAGGGATTCTCTTGCAGAAGCAAAATCTGATATAGTTGTTAAG ATTGGTTTGAGAAAGGGTTCTCGCTCCTTTGCTGAGGCTCGTGCAGCTGGGTTTACCGAAGAAAATGGCACCTTAGGAGACATATATGAAACTATCTCTGGCAGTGATCTAGTGCTGCTTTTGATTTCTGATGCAGCTCAG GCAGACAACTATGAAGAAGTGTTTTCTCACATGAAGCCGAATAGCATACTAGGTCTTTCGCATGGATTCCTTCTCGGCCATTTGCAGTCAATGGGCCTTGACTTTCCCAAGAATATCAGTGTGATTGCTGTATGTCCCAAGGGAATGGGCCCATCTGTCAGGAGATTATATGTGCAAGGAAAAGAAATCAATGGTGCTGGAATCAATGCAAGTTTTGCTGTTCACCAG GATATTGATGGAAGGGCCACAGATGTTGCTCTTGGGTGGTCAGTTGCCCTTGGTTCCCCCTTTACATTTGCTACTACCCTTGAACAGGAATACAAGAGCGATATATTTGGCGAGCGAG GCATATTACTTGGCGCTGTCCATGGCATTGTTGAGTCGTTGTTCAGAAGGTACACGGAAAATGGAATGAGTGAAGAGCTCGCATACAAGAATACTGTTGAGTGCATAACTGGAAACATTTCTAGGACCATATCAACCAAG GGTATGTTAGCTCTATACAATTCATTAGATGCGGATGGCAAGGAGGAGTTCGCGACTGCATATACTGCTTCATATTACCCTTGCATGGAGATCTTGTATGAGTGCTATGAAGATGTTGCAACAGGTAGTGAGATCAGGAGTGTTGTCTTGGCAGGTCGCCGCTTTTCT GAGAAAGAGGGGTTACCAGCTTTCCCAATGGGCAAAATAGACCAGACAAGGATGTGGAAAGTCGGTGAGCATGTCCGTGCAACACGCCCATCCGGTGATCTGGGTCCTCTGTATCCTTTCACAGCTGGTGTCTATGTCGCATTGATGATGGCCCAG ATTGAGGTTCTGAGGAAGAAAGGCCACTCTTACTCAGAGATCATAAATGAAAGTGTCATTGAGTCTGTTGATTCCCTCAATCCTTTCATGCATGCACGTGGAGTGTCATTCATGGTTGACAATTGCTCTACAACAGCGCGTTTAGGATCCAGGAAGTGGGCCCCTCGATTTGATTACAACCTCACCCAGCAAGCTCTGGTGGCAGTCGACAATAACCTTCCTATCGATATTGATCTTATCACCAATTTCGTATGTGATCCTGTGCACGAAGCTATTGAAGTTTGTGCCCGATTGAGACCGACAGTCGACATTTCAGTTCCTCCAGATGCCGACTTTGTCCGTCCCGAGCTCAGACAAACTGGCAACTAA